The following coding sequences are from one Malaciobacter pacificus window:
- the ubiE gene encoding bifunctional demethylmenaquinone methyltransferase/2-methoxy-6-polyprenyl-1,4-benzoquinol methylase UbiE → MGKQEKIVSMFNDIAGTYDVANRVLSMGIDKSWRNKACNKAFELYGNKQIEKIVDVACGTGDMIIYWEKVAKENGIDLQNVVGVDPSVGMMEVGKKKLPHVEFIEAGAADMPLDSDSADIISISYGIRNVVQRQEAFNEFARVLKKDGLVVINEFTKNKKEKLLDHVTDFYMNKILPTLGGMISKNKEAYTYLPNSIDEFLTTENLCNELKNAGLEPVHVKAFSMNISTLIIARKI, encoded by the coding sequence ATGGGTAAACAAGAAAAAATTGTATCAATGTTCAATGATATTGCAGGAACATATGATGTAGCAAACAGAGTTTTATCAATGGGAATTGATAAATCATGGAGAAACAAAGCTTGTAATAAAGCATTTGAGCTTTATGGAAATAAACAAATTGAAAAAATCGTAGATGTTGCTTGTGGTACTGGAGATATGATTATCTACTGGGAAAAAGTAGCAAAAGAAAATGGTATTGACTTACAAAATGTAGTTGGAGTAGATCCAAGTGTTGGTATGATGGAAGTAGGCAAGAAAAAACTTCCTCATGTAGAGTTTATTGAAGCAGGAGCTGCTGATATGCCTCTTGATAGTGATAGTGCTGATATTATCTCTATCTCTTATGGAATTAGAAATGTAGTTCAAAGACAAGAAGCTTTCAATGAATTTGCAAGGGTTCTAAAAAAAGATGGTTTAGTAGTAATCAATGAGTTTACAAAAAATAAAAAAGAGAAATTACTTGACCATGTAACTGATTTTTATATGAATAAAATCTTACCAACTTTAGGTGGAATGATTTCAAAAAATAAAGAAGCATATACATATTTACCAAACTCAATTGATGAGTTTTTAACAACAGAAAATTTATGTAATGAACTTAAAAACGCTGGGCTTGAACCTGTTCATGTTAAAGCATTTTCTATGAATATTTCAACACTAATAATTGCAAGAAAAATCTAA
- the xseA gene encoding exodeoxyribonuclease VII large subunit, whose translation MNSPISVTTLNTQIKSLLETTFIQVYVEGEISNLTYHNSGHIYFSIKDANSTISCVMFRGNAKYLKFQLEVGQKINISGNITVYAPRGNYQLLCNKIEPSGKGALALAFEQLKEKLDAKGYFKAEIKKTLPKYPKKIALVTSPTGAAIEDMKKVATHRWPLVEFILIPTLVQGEGSAFDISNSIKYADSLNCDVMIVGRGGGSIEDLWAFNEEIVANAIYEAKTPIISAVGHEVDYLISDFVADVRAATPSNAIEIALPDINEHRMYLDNVSNEYQNRFNNILLNKQQKLTNLKTLFIQNSIESKFEYIQSEIKMLKSSFRTDLIQKINSTQNELNLFNSTFKNSISSILSKSQSQLDLLKSSYEMNHPDKKDKNGFVQISKENKIISMDTISIGDKIELQSPKYIATCTVNNLEKQ comes from the coding sequence TTGAACTCACCAATAAGTGTAACAACACTAAATACACAAATTAAATCACTACTAGAAACGACTTTTATTCAAGTTTATGTTGAGGGTGAAATCTCTAATTTAACTTATCATAATTCAGGGCATATATATTTTTCAATAAAAGATGCAAACTCTACAATCTCATGTGTAATGTTTAGGGGAAATGCAAAGTATTTAAAGTTTCAACTTGAAGTTGGACAAAAAATTAATATTAGTGGAAATATAACAGTATATGCTCCAAGGGGAAATTATCAATTATTATGTAATAAAATTGAACCATCAGGAAAGGGTGCATTAGCACTTGCATTTGAGCAGTTAAAAGAGAAACTTGATGCTAAAGGATACTTTAAGGCTGAAATTAAAAAAACACTTCCAAAATATCCAAAGAAAATTGCACTTGTAACTTCTCCAACAGGTGCTGCTATTGAAGATATGAAAAAAGTAGCAACACATAGATGGCCTTTGGTGGAGTTTATTTTAATCCCAACTTTAGTTCAAGGTGAGGGTTCGGCTTTTGATATTTCAAATTCTATTAAATATGCAGATAGTTTAAACTGCGATGTGATGATTGTAGGAAGAGGTGGCGGAAGTATTGAAGATCTTTGGGCTTTTAATGAAGAAATAGTAGCAAATGCTATTTATGAGGCAAAAACACCAATTATATCTGCTGTTGGTCATGAGGTTGATTATCTAATAAGTGATTTTGTAGCAGATGTTAGAGCAGCAACTCCATCAAATGCTATTGAAATAGCATTGCCTGATATAAATGAACATAGAATGTATTTAGATAATGTTTCAAATGAATATCAAAATAGATTTAATAATATTCTTTTAAATAAACAACAAAAACTCACAAACTTAAAAACACTCTTTATTCAAAACTCTATTGAAAGTAAATTTGAGTATATTCAAAGTGAAATTAAAATGTTAAAATCATCATTTAGAACTGATTTGATTCAAAAAATTAATAGCACACAAAATGAGTTAAATCTATTTAATTCTACATTTAAAAACTCAATCTCTTCGATTTTATCTAAATCACAATCCCAATTAGATTTATTAAAATCTAGTTATGAAATGAATCATCCTGATAAAAAAGATAAAAATGGATTTGTACAGATTTCAAAAGAAAATAAAATAATTTCTATGGATACAATAAGTATTGGTGATAAAATAGAACTTCAAAGTCCCAAATATATTGCTACATGTACTGTAAATAACTTAGAAAAACAATAA
- a CDS encoding chemotaxis protein CheW, with protein sequence MENNEEKVIDWANTSEYMTFELGAMKYAIELPKIREILTYPDNITTLPNTSKWVKGLINLRGEVVPILDIRTKFNTGPAKYDENTSVIAVITEDKRMLGVVVDLVDDVQRLDTSTLAPVSEMGSAIPSKYLKGYVRLDNNEMLVIMDIEKVVAKEELIDK encoded by the coding sequence ATGGAAAATAATGAAGAAAAAGTAATTGACTGGGCAAACACAAGTGAATATATGACTTTTGAATTAGGTGCTATGAAGTATGCAATAGAACTACCTAAAATTAGAGAAATATTAACGTATCCAGATAATATTACAACTTTACCAAATACTTCAAAATGGGTTAAGGGATTAATTAACTTAAGAGGTGAAGTGGTACCAATTTTAGATATTAGAACTAAATTTAATACAGGACCTGCTAAATATGATGAAAATACATCTGTAATTGCTGTAATTACAGAAGATAAAAGAATGCTTGGAGTTGTTGTTGATTTAGTTGATGATGTTCAAAGATTAGATACAAGCACATTAGCTCCAGTTTCTGAAATGGGTTCTGCAATCCCTTCAAAATACTTAAAGGGTTATGTTAGACTAGATAATAATGAAATGCTAGTTATAATGGATATTGAAAAAGTAGTTGCAAAAGAAGAATTAATTGATAAGTAG
- a CDS encoding response regulator yields the protein MQEKIQQLRKLKLLFVEDEEELLNIICDALKKLEINYLTASNGVEALEVISQNSDIDAIITDINMPHMNGLEMIKKLKEQGKNIPTIVMSAHTEEEYIQKAKEYGVDKYLLKPFDFINFIDIIVDMKIK from the coding sequence ATGCAAGAAAAAATCCAGCAGTTAAGAAAATTAAAATTATTGTTTGTTGAAGATGAAGAAGAGCTTCTTAACATAATTTGTGACGCATTAAAAAAATTAGAAATTAATTATTTAACTGCATCTAATGGCGTTGAGGCTTTAGAAGTTATATCACAAAATAGTGATATAGATGCTATTATAACGGACATTAATATGCCTCATATGAATGGCTTAGAAATGATTAAAAAGTTAAAAGAGCAGGGCAAAAATATACCTACGATTGTAATGTCTGCACATACTGAAGAAGAGTATATCCAAAAAGCTAAAGAGTATGGAGTAGATAAATACTTATTAAAACCTTTCGATTTTATAAATTTTATTGATATAATTGTTGATATGAAAATTAAGTAG
- a CDS encoding response regulator, translating to MKTNSKNLLKNFNLLYVEDDDVVRTELSKLLLNFFNNVFVAKNGLEGLDLYHSNKIDIILSDINMPILNGIDMIKEIRKKDEEIPVIFTTAFSDNNYLLESIKLKVQEYIIKPVDIRSLIESISKIAKVKYQDTLLELSIKELSKFKDVIDSVNIVIKTNSKMKITYVNDLFCKISGYSKKELLGKEFKDLAHKDMSKDIYTSLYADVLNNKPWSGTLKNRKSDGSAYTTDCYMITLLDDNGEINGTISIQKDITQEQNKKREIQLALMRDKSDIFKRSQEGSLEQTIKINELSNQLQKAQEDLNKALTSIDKYMHSAQKYKIEIKNLKTELGLQKKNSSHTSSFKLMKENSDLKYQIKRLEDKVSYLREIQEKELSNLKLHYEMQEDEYKQSLEELEEKLNSIQNDEVLVEKLAYWKEKAKDESTKLEQLEKKIISVADGKLLSKIFN from the coding sequence ATGAAAACTAATAGTAAAAATCTTCTTAAAAATTTTAATTTATTATATGTTGAAGATGATGATGTTGTTAGAACTGAGTTGTCAAAACTTCTTTTAAATTTTTTTAACAATGTTTTTGTGGCTAAAAATGGATTAGAAGGTTTAGATTTATATCATTCTAACAAAATTGATATAATACTTTCAGATATAAATATGCCAATCTTAAATGGTATAGATATGATTAAAGAAATTAGAAAAAAAGATGAGGAAATTCCTGTTATATTTACTACAGCTTTCTCTGATAATAATTATCTTTTAGAGTCAATAAAATTAAAAGTTCAAGAATATATAATTAAGCCTGTGGATATTAGAAGTCTTATTGAGTCTATTTCTAAGATTGCAAAAGTTAAATATCAAGATACTTTATTAGAATTAAGTATTAAAGAACTTAGTAAATTTAAAGATGTAATTGATTCTGTTAATATCGTAATTAAAACAAATAGCAAAATGAAAATCACTTATGTAAATGATCTTTTCTGTAAAATATCTGGCTATTCAAAAAAAGAGTTGCTAGGAAAAGAATTCAAAGATTTAGCTCATAAAGATATGTCAAAAGATATTTATACAAGTTTATATGCAGATGTTCTAAATAATAAGCCTTGGAGTGGCACTTTAAAAAATAGAAAAAGTGATGGTAGTGCTTATACAACAGATTGTTATATGATTACTCTTTTAGATGACAATGGAGAGATTAATGGTACTATTTCAATTCAAAAAGATATAACTCAAGAACAAAATAAAAAAAGAGAAATTCAACTTGCATTAATGAGAGATAAAAGTGATATTTTTAAAAGAAGTCAAGAAGGTAGTCTAGAGCAAACAATAAAGATAAATGAATTATCAAATCAATTACAAAAAGCTCAAGAAGATTTAAATAAAGCTTTAACAAGTATAGATAAATACATGCACAGTGCACAAAAATATAAGATTGAAATTAAAAACTTAAAAACAGAATTAGGTCTACAAAAAAAGAATTCGTCGCATACAAGTAGTTTTAAACTGATGAAAGAGAATTCAGATTTAAAATATCAAATAAAAAGACTTGAAGATAAAGTTTCTTATCTTAGAGAAATACAAGAAAAAGAGTTATCTAATCTAAAATTGCATTATGAAATGCAAGAGGATGAATATAAACAGTCTTTAGAAGAGCTAGAAGAAAAACTAAACAGTATACAAAATGATGAGGTTTTAGTTGAGAAATTAGCATACTGGAAAGAAAAAGCTAAAGATGAATCAACTAAGCTTGAACAATTAGAAAAAAAGATTATATCAGTTGCTGATGGTAAGTTATTAAGTAAAATCTTTAACTAA
- a CDS encoding peptidylprolyl isomerase: MKKILFFICTFVLLLEASNPIAIMNTTKGSIEIELRPDIAPKAVENFVTHAKNGYYDGLIFHRIIKNFMIQGGDPKGNGTGGESIWGKPFEDEFAPNAIFDKPGILAMANSGRNTNGSQFFITTVPTYWLNGRHTIFGYVVNGMDVVKKLESVPTARGNKPLMDQKIISITIK; this comes from the coding sequence ATGAAAAAAATTTTATTTTTTATTTGTACTTTTGTGTTACTTTTAGAAGCTTCAAATCCAATTGCAATAATGAATACTACAAAAGGTTCTATTGAAATTGAACTAAGACCTGATATTGCACCAAAAGCGGTTGAAAATTTTGTTACTCATGCAAAAAATGGCTACTATGATGGATTAATATTTCATAGAATCATTAAAAATTTCATGATTCAAGGTGGAGACCCTAAAGGTAATGGTACAGGTGGAGAATCAATTTGGGGAAAACCATTTGAAGATGAGTTTGCACCTAATGCAATATTCGATAAACCAGGTATTTTAGCTATGGCAAATTCTGGAAGAAATACAAATGGTAGTCAATTTTTTATTACAACTGTTCCAACTTATTGGTTAAATGGTAGACATACAATTTTTGGTTATGTAGTAAATGGCATGGATGTAGTAAAAAAATTAGAGAGTGTTCCAACTGCTAGAGGTAATAAACCTTTAATGGATCAAAAAATTATATCTATTACAATAAAATAA